In the genome of Gordonia rubripertincta, one region contains:
- a CDS encoding type Z 30S ribosomal protein S14, giving the protein MAKKALVNKANKKPKFAVRGYTRCNKCGRPHSVFRKFGLCRICLREMAHAGELPGVQKSSW; this is encoded by the coding sequence ATGGCAAAGAAGGCTCTGGTCAACAAGGCCAACAAGAAGCCCAAGTTCGCCGTGCGGGGCTACACCCGATGCAACAAGTGCGGTCGTCCGCACTCGGTGTTCCGCAAGTTCGGCCTGTGCCGAATCTGCCTGCGCGAGATGGCGCACGCGGGCGAGCTCCCGGGCGTGCAGAAGTCCAGCTGGTGA
- a CDS encoding DUF4262 domain-containing protein, which produces MSDHAAAIRGLPRWHPNPVIRSTIDTIRRCGWQVTSVGEGSPEANSREADCGFSYTAGLSLHSIPELAVYGVDPLTAHHVLNELGDLLHREDWRDLVATQTDIRLQTVAVSVRLIEQVDKDELILANLLFPDSPTLQVVWPDEYGRFPWEEGYVLLPMHQPVKGIPDLSVHARQAAHVVTVESGPDRTRPRRGRRISGH; this is translated from the coding sequence ATGTCAGACCACGCTGCCGCGATCCGAGGTCTGCCCCGGTGGCATCCCAACCCCGTCATCCGCTCGACCATCGACACCATCCGCCGGTGCGGTTGGCAGGTGACCTCCGTCGGCGAAGGATCCCCCGAGGCCAACAGCCGCGAGGCCGACTGCGGGTTCTCCTACACCGCCGGGCTCTCGTTGCATTCGATCCCCGAGCTCGCCGTCTACGGCGTCGACCCGCTCACCGCCCATCACGTCCTGAACGAACTCGGCGACCTGCTGCACCGCGAGGACTGGCGCGACCTGGTCGCGACTCAGACCGACATCCGTCTGCAGACGGTCGCGGTCTCGGTGCGGCTGATCGAACAGGTCGACAAGGACGAACTCATCCTCGCCAACCTGCTGTTCCCCGATTCCCCGACGCTGCAGGTGGTCTGGCCGGACGAATACGGCCGGTTCCCCTGGGAGGAGGGATACGTCCTGCTGCCGATGCATCAGCCGGTGAAGGGCATCCCGGATCTCTCGGTCCACGCACGACAAGCCGCACACGTCGTCACGGTCGAGTCCGGTCCCGACCGCACCCGCCCCCGTCGGGGTCGCCGGATCTCGGGACACTGA
- the rpsH gene encoding 30S ribosomal protein S8 encodes MTMTDPIADFLTRLRNANSAYHDEVKLPSSKIKVNIAEILKREGYITDYRIEDAEVGKSLIVSLKYGPSRERSIAGLRRVSKPGLRVYAKSTNLPKVLGGLGVAIISTSSGLLTDRQAANQGVGGEVLAYVW; translated from the coding sequence ATGACCATGACTGACCCGATCGCAGACTTCTTGACGCGTCTGCGCAACGCCAATTCGGCGTACCACGACGAGGTGAAACTCCCGTCGTCGAAGATCAAGGTGAACATCGCCGAGATCCTCAAGCGTGAGGGCTACATCACCGACTACCGCATCGAGGATGCGGAGGTCGGCAAGAGCCTGATCGTCTCCCTGAAGTACGGCCCCAGCCGTGAGCGCTCCATCGCTGGTCTGCGCCGCGTCTCGAAGCCGGGTCTCCGGGTTTATGCAAAGTCCACCAACCTGCCCAAGGTGCTGGGCGGCCTCGGCGTGGCCATCATCTCCACGTCGTCGGGTCTGCTCACCGACCGCCAGGCAGCCAACCAGGGCGTGGGCGGCGAAGTCCTCGCCTACGTCTGGTAG
- the rplE gene encoding 50S ribosomal protein L5 — translation MTTTEKIQPRLKTRYREEIKSQLNEQFEYSNVMLIPGVVKVVVNMGVGDAARDAKLINGAVEDLAKITGQRPEIRRARKSIAQFKLREGMPIGARATLRGDRMWEFLDRLVSIALPRIRDFRGLSDQQFDGNGNYTFGLNEQSMFHEINIDNIDRPRGMDITVVTSARTDEEGRALLRALGFPFKDNNVKDN, via the coding sequence ATGACCACCACTGAGAAGATCCAGCCGCGCCTGAAGACTCGCTACCGCGAGGAGATCAAGAGCCAGCTGAACGAGCAGTTCGAGTACTCCAACGTGATGCTGATCCCCGGCGTCGTGAAGGTCGTCGTGAACATGGGCGTCGGCGACGCCGCCCGTGACGCGAAGCTGATCAACGGCGCTGTCGAGGATCTGGCCAAGATCACCGGTCAGCGTCCGGAGATCCGTCGCGCTCGCAAGTCCATCGCGCAGTTCAAGCTGCGTGAGGGCATGCCGATCGGTGCCCGCGCGACCCTGCGCGGCGACCGCATGTGGGAGTTCCTGGACCGTCTCGTGTCCATCGCACTCCCGCGTATCCGCGACTTCCGCGGTCTGTCGGACCAGCAGTTCGACGGCAACGGCAACTACACGTTCGGTCTGAACGAGCAGTCGATGTTCCACGAGATCAACATCGACAACATCGACCGCCCGCGGGGTATGGACATCACCGTCGTGACGTCTGCCCGCACGGACGAGGAAGGCCGCGCGCTGCTGCGTGCCCTGGGCTTCCCGTTCAAGGACAACAACGTTAAGGACAACTGA
- a CDS encoding ParA family protein, producing the protein MAKVIATISLKGGVGKTTVTAGLAEYMSAEFGQRVLLIDLDSQINLTTMMISEERWLELNTNGRTLATLFSDAVRGTRYFRLDEAIERGVSPVKKVNSVDLLASSLDLIEVQEDLSALRVEGRVPDGGTGFLREAIEPVLDFYDYVLIDCPPNIGPITLNGLAAADAYIIPTIPDVLSTYGIPQIQTRVRKIGHEIGRTIVELGVVITKYKANSAVHRSTAMRLRRDPTIQHVLPSYINEANSVAAAAEFTSYGTLRVKYGNQGQFDQFRGLTMDVMTEAQEKIR; encoded by the coding sequence ATGGCCAAAGTGATCGCGACGATCAGCTTGAAGGGCGGGGTCGGCAAGACCACGGTGACCGCGGGGCTGGCCGAATATATGTCGGCGGAGTTCGGTCAGCGGGTGCTGCTCATCGACCTCGACTCGCAGATCAATCTGACCACAATGATGATCAGCGAGGAGCGCTGGCTCGAACTGAACACCAACGGCCGAACGCTCGCCACACTGTTCTCCGACGCGGTCAGGGGCACCCGGTACTTCCGGCTCGACGAGGCCATCGAGCGGGGCGTCTCTCCGGTGAAGAAGGTGAACTCGGTGGACCTCCTCGCATCGTCGCTGGATCTCATCGAGGTCCAGGAGGATCTGAGTGCGCTGCGCGTCGAGGGGCGGGTGCCAGACGGTGGCACCGGCTTTCTCCGCGAGGCGATCGAACCGGTCCTCGACTTCTATGACTACGTGCTGATCGACTGTCCGCCCAACATCGGGCCCATCACCCTGAACGGTCTGGCCGCCGCGGACGCCTACATCATCCCCACCATCCCGGATGTGCTGTCCACGTATGGAATTCCGCAGATCCAGACCCGGGTGCGGAAGATCGGCCACGAGATCGGCCGGACCATCGTCGAGCTCGGGGTGGTGATCACGAAGTACAAGGCGAACTCGGCCGTCCACCGCTCGACGGCGATGCGCCTACGCCGCGACCCCACCATCCAACACGTGCTGCCCAGTTACATCAACGAGGCCAATTCCGTTGCCGCAGCAGCGGAGTTCACGTCGTATGGGACCCTTCGGGTCAAGTACGGCAATCAAGGTCAGTTCGACCAGTTCCGTGGCCTGACCATGGACGTGATGACCGAGGCGCAGGAGAAGATCCGATGA
- a CDS encoding SRPBCC family protein, translated as MPEASTSVVINQPPETVWEYCLVPEHVAALTPGVVGIAPVSEGPTRVGTTWKGQMKALGRTVDWVGEFTRVDPVKGTEFTSIESPFGFTISATFDDARDGVRLTYRVHNDGVGGGAIGKVADALAIRAFQRSLTAGARKLPRLIDEWAARR; from the coding sequence ATGCCCGAAGCCTCCACCTCCGTCGTGATCAACCAGCCGCCCGAAACGGTCTGGGAGTACTGCCTGGTCCCGGAGCACGTCGCGGCGCTCACGCCGGGTGTCGTCGGCATCGCGCCGGTGTCGGAGGGACCCACTCGCGTCGGCACCACGTGGAAGGGTCAGATGAAGGCTCTGGGACGCACGGTCGACTGGGTCGGCGAGTTCACCCGCGTCGACCCCGTGAAGGGGACCGAGTTCACCTCCATAGAGTCCCCGTTCGGGTTCACCATCTCCGCCACCTTCGACGACGCCCGCGACGGGGTACGACTCACCTACCGCGTCCACAACGACGGCGTCGGGGGCGGGGCGATCGGCAAGGTCGCCGACGCCTTGGCCATCCGCGCCTTCCAGCGGTCGCTCACGGCCGGCGCCCGAAAGCTGCCGCGCCTAATCGACGAATGGGCGGCACGACGCTGA
- a CDS encoding EthD domain-containing protein → MTKVMVALRGLGPGVEQLGIELLGAGFRLACERSGARRVQVNISDDAVDGAMRISELDPPITAVVSLWGADLDTVLAALGDTAGVVGAWRVTERAPLDPDLPADGSRVDALSNVAFLRRPAELDPQEWRRIWLDEHTTVAIETQATFGYYQNVVEETLTPETPQVDGIVEELFPMAAVSDFHAFYGSGGDQAELEHRMTRMLTSVGRFGADRHLDVVPTSRHDLVLEVPAR, encoded by the coding sequence ATGACGAAGGTGATGGTGGCGCTGCGTGGACTCGGGCCCGGTGTCGAACAGTTGGGTATCGAACTGCTCGGGGCGGGTTTCCGCCTGGCCTGCGAACGGTCGGGTGCACGTCGCGTGCAGGTGAACATCTCCGACGACGCGGTCGACGGCGCGATGAGGATCTCCGAACTCGACCCGCCGATCACGGCCGTCGTCAGCCTCTGGGGGGCCGACCTGGACACCGTGCTGGCGGCTCTAGGCGACACCGCCGGCGTCGTGGGTGCCTGGCGGGTGACCGAACGCGCACCGCTCGACCCGGACCTGCCCGCCGACGGCTCCCGTGTCGACGCCCTCTCGAATGTGGCCTTCCTGCGCCGTCCGGCAGAACTCGACCCGCAGGAGTGGCGTCGGATCTGGCTCGACGAGCACACGACCGTCGCCATCGAGACCCAGGCGACGTTCGGCTACTACCAGAACGTCGTCGAGGAGACGCTCACGCCGGAGACGCCGCAGGTGGACGGCATCGTCGAAGAACTGTTCCCGATGGCCGCGGTCAGCGACTTCCACGCATTCTACGGGAGCGGAGGAGACCAGGCGGAGCTCGAACACCGCATGACCCGGATGCTCACCAGTGTCGGCAGATTCGGCGCCGACCGACACCTCGACGTGGTGCCGACGTCGCGCCACGACCTCGTGCTCGAGGTGCCCGCCCGGTAG
- the rplF gene encoding 50S ribosomal protein L6 — protein MSRIGKNPIEIPAGVDVTVDGQRVSVKGPKGELSLTVSEPITVAKEDNTIVVTRPNDERRSRALHGLSRSLINNLVIGVTQGYTTKMEIFGVGYRVQAKGNDLEFALGYSHPVPIEAPEGITFAVESPTKFSVSGIDKQKVGQISANIRRLRRPDPYKGKGIRYEGEQIRRKVGKTGK, from the coding sequence ATGTCGCGTATCGGAAAGAACCCCATCGAGATCCCCGCGGGCGTCGACGTCACCGTCGACGGCCAGCGCGTCTCCGTGAAGGGCCCGAAGGGTGAGCTCTCGCTCACCGTCTCCGAGCCCATCACGGTCGCCAAGGAAGACAACACCATCGTTGTCACCCGCCCCAACGACGAGCGTCGCAGCCGCGCGCTGCACGGCCTGAGCCGTTCGCTGATCAACAACCTGGTCATCGGCGTCACGCAGGGCTACACCACGAAGATGGAGATCTTCGGTGTCGGCTACCGCGTCCAGGCGAAGGGCAACGACCTCGAGTTCGCCCTCGGTTACAGCCATCCCGTGCCGATCGAGGCCCCCGAAGGAATCACCTTCGCCGTGGAGTCCCCGACCAAGTTCTCGGTCTCGGGTATCGACAAGCAGAAAGTCGGCCAGATCTCGGCGAACATCCGCCGCCTCCGTCGTCCGGACCCGTACAAGGGCAAGGGCATTCGCTACGAGGGTGAGCAGATCCGTCGCAAGGTCGGAAAGACGGGTAAGTAA
- the rplN gene encoding 50S ribosomal protein L14 has product MIQQESRLRVADNTGAKEILCIRVLGGSSRRYAGIGDVIVATVKDAIPGGNVKKGEVVKAVIVRTTKERRRPDGSYIRFDENAAVILKGESDPRGTRIFGPVGRELREKKFMKIVSLAPEVI; this is encoded by the coding sequence GTGATTCAGCAGGAATCTCGCCTGCGGGTCGCCGACAACACAGGTGCCAAGGAAATCTTGTGCATCCGCGTGCTCGGCGGTTCCTCGCGGCGCTACGCCGGCATTGGTGACGTGATCGTTGCCACTGTCAAGGACGCCATCCCCGGCGGCAACGTCAAGAAGGGTGAGGTCGTCAAGGCCGTCATCGTGCGCACCACCAAGGAGCGCCGTCGTCCGGATGGCAGCTACATCCGCTTCGACGAGAACGCCGCCGTCATCCTCAAGGGTGAGAGCGACCCCCGCGGTACCCGCATCTTCGGCCCGGTCGGCCGCGAGCTGCGTGAGAAGAAGTTCATGAAGATCGTGTCGCTGGCACCGGAGGTGATCTGA
- a CDS encoding AIM24 family protein produces the protein MDNVLTLSAGENRPLPSSAVTVSVRSASPVNTSAILLTDAGRVRSDADLIFYNQPTGPGVGYRSSGAVDIVTVDTAELPRDITTVVVAASLDGTGPSTFATAGALTATLSGGGEELGFTPTGLTSEAAVVCLEIYRRNDTWKVRAVGQGYDAGLAGLVSAFGIDVEDDPAPPPPPGQPPRVTDPQPWPPTNQPVPQPQSPPPAAPPPATPPHPPVTTQPLGVPMHSDLFAPSHAEVSGQGIQKQGSKMCRVGLSGEVMARTGSMVAYQGDLHFEALGSGGLGRMMRQAMTGEGVPLMKVTGRGDLFLANAASDVHLIDLDGTDGLTINGANVLAFDSTLRYDIQRVQGAGAMSNAGLYNCVFTGRGRIAITTDGTPVVLNVDAATYADPQAAVAWSSSLRTSVKSNDSFNLGTLMGRSTGERFTLAFSGQGFVVVQPSELPPGGFIGGTGGGGAAGSGAGGVLGGILGR, from the coding sequence ATGGACAACGTGCTCACGCTGTCCGCCGGAGAGAACCGCCCGTTGCCGTCGTCGGCCGTGACGGTGTCGGTACGTTCCGCATCGCCGGTCAACACCTCGGCGATCCTGCTCACCGACGCCGGTCGCGTCCGCTCCGACGCCGACTTGATCTTCTACAACCAGCCCACCGGCCCGGGGGTCGGTTATCGCTCGTCGGGAGCGGTCGACATCGTCACGGTCGACACCGCCGAGCTCCCCCGTGACATCACGACGGTGGTCGTCGCCGCGAGCCTGGACGGCACCGGCCCGTCCACCTTTGCGACCGCCGGCGCACTGACCGCGACCCTGAGCGGCGGCGGCGAGGAACTCGGCTTCACGCCGACGGGTCTCACCAGCGAGGCCGCCGTGGTCTGCCTCGAGATCTACCGCCGCAACGACACCTGGAAAGTTCGTGCCGTCGGCCAGGGTTACGACGCAGGGCTCGCCGGTCTGGTGTCCGCGTTCGGCATCGACGTCGAGGACGATCCGGCACCGCCGCCGCCTCCCGGTCAGCCACCGCGGGTAACCGATCCGCAGCCGTGGCCGCCGACGAATCAGCCGGTCCCACAACCACAATCGCCGCCTCCGGCCGCACCGCCGCCGGCCACCCCGCCCCACCCTCCGGTCACGACCCAACCCTTGGGAGTCCCCATGCACAGCGATCTGTTCGCCCCGTCCCATGCCGAGGTCAGCGGCCAGGGAATCCAGAAGCAGGGCAGCAAGATGTGCCGCGTCGGACTCTCGGGTGAGGTCATGGCCCGCACCGGTTCGATGGTCGCCTACCAGGGTGATCTCCACTTCGAAGCACTCGGGTCCGGCGGTCTGGGCCGGATGATGCGTCAGGCGATGACCGGCGAGGGTGTCCCCCTGATGAAGGTCACCGGTCGCGGCGACCTGTTCCTCGCCAACGCCGCGTCCGACGTTCATCTGATCGACCTCGACGGCACCGACGGCCTGACCATCAACGGCGCCAATGTCCTCGCCTTCGACTCGACCCTTCGCTACGACATCCAACGCGTCCAGGGCGCGGGCGCGATGAGCAACGCGGGCCTGTACAACTGCGTGTTCACCGGCCGCGGACGTATCGCCATCACCACCGACGGCACACCGGTGGTCCTCAACGTCGACGCCGCGACCTACGCCGACCCGCAGGCCGCGGTCGCCTGGTCGTCGAGCCTGCGCACCTCGGTGAAGTCCAACGATTCGTTCAACCTCGGCACCCTGATGGGCCGCAGCACCGGCGAACGCTTCACCCTCGCCTTCTCCGGTCAGGGCTTCGTCGTCGTGCAGCCGTCGGAGCTGCCACCGGGCGGGTTCATCGGAGGCACCGGCGGTGGTGGGGCCGCCGGCTCGGGCGCCGGCGGGGTACTGGGCGGCATCCTGGGCCGCTGA
- the rplX gene encoding 50S ribosomal protein L24 yields MKVHKGDTVIVISGKDKGAKGKVIQAFPKTQRVLVEGVNRIKKHTAASANERGASSGGIVTQEASIHVSNVMVVDSDGNPTRVGYRVDEETGKKVRISRKSGKDI; encoded by the coding sequence ATGAAGGTTCACAAGGGTGACACCGTGATCGTCATCTCGGGCAAGGACAAGGGTGCGAAGGGCAAGGTCATCCAGGCCTTCCCGAAGACCCAGCGTGTCCTCGTCGAGGGCGTCAACCGAATCAAGAAGCACACCGCCGCGTCGGCCAACGAGCGCGGTGCCTCCTCCGGCGGCATCGTGACCCAGGAAGCCTCGATCCACGTCTCGAACGTGATGGTCGTCGATTCCGACGGCAACCCGACTCGCGTCGGCTACCGCGTCGACGAAGAGACCGGCAAGAAGGTCCGGATCTCGCGCAAGAGCGGGAAGGACATCTGA